In Candidatus Binataceae bacterium, one genomic interval encodes:
- a CDS encoding aspartate aminotransferase family protein — protein sequence MADAAGRAQAATPNLEHFWMPFTANRDFKDAPRMLVAAQDMHYIAADGRRILDATSGLWCVNAGHSRPKIVAAVQEQAARLDFAPSFQMGHPLAFEAAAAVAELMPAGLDRIFFTNSGSESVDSALKIALAYHRIRGEGQRQRLIGRERAYHGVGFGGLTVGGIGGNRKLYGALLPGADHLPHTHDLAHNAFTRGQPAWGEHLADALEQIVALHDASTIAAVIVEPLAGSTGVLVPPRGYLERLRELCTRHAILLIFDEVITGFGRLGASLASEYFGVVPDMITLAKGLTNGMIPMGAVAVRRELHDTIVQSVKEGIELPHGYTYSGHPVASAACVATLQTYAEEGLFARARELAPYFEDAAHSLRGLPHVIDIRNLGLVAGLELEPREGRAGARGYQALKRCFEAGLLIRITGDIIALSPPLIVERGQIDQMFDILSKVIGGLE from the coding sequence ATGGCTGATGCTGCCGGTCGCGCTCAGGCCGCGACGCCCAACCTTGAACATTTCTGGATGCCTTTTACCGCTAACCGCGACTTCAAAGACGCTCCGCGGATGTTAGTGGCAGCGCAGGACATGCATTATATCGCCGCGGACGGCCGACGCATCCTCGACGCCACATCCGGCTTGTGGTGCGTCAATGCTGGCCACTCGCGGCCCAAAATCGTGGCCGCAGTGCAGGAGCAGGCAGCGCGGCTGGATTTCGCCCCCTCTTTTCAAATGGGCCATCCGCTGGCCTTCGAGGCCGCGGCGGCAGTGGCAGAATTGATGCCTGCCGGGCTGGACCGGATTTTCTTCACCAACTCCGGTTCGGAGTCGGTTGACAGCGCCCTCAAGATCGCGTTGGCCTACCATCGCATTCGTGGCGAAGGACAGCGTCAGCGGCTGATTGGCCGCGAGCGGGCCTATCACGGGGTCGGCTTCGGTGGGCTTACAGTGGGCGGAATCGGCGGTAACCGCAAGCTGTATGGCGCGCTGCTACCCGGCGCCGATCATCTCCCACATACCCATGACCTAGCTCACAATGCCTTCACCCGCGGCCAGCCCGCCTGGGGTGAACATCTGGCCGACGCGCTGGAGCAGATCGTGGCCTTGCACGACGCTTCGACCATCGCCGCCGTAATCGTCGAGCCGCTGGCGGGATCGACCGGTGTATTGGTGCCGCCGCGGGGTTATCTGGAGCGCTTGCGCGAGTTGTGCACCCGCCACGCAATACTGCTGATCTTCGACGAGGTAATCACCGGCTTCGGCCGCCTTGGTGCCAGCCTGGCCAGCGAATATTTTGGCGTGGTACCGGACATGATTACCCTGGCTAAGGGGTTGACCAATGGCATGATTCCGATGGGCGCGGTGGCGGTGCGCCGCGAGCTTCACGACACCATCGTGCAAAGCGTCAAGGAGGGAATCGAGCTGCCCCACGGCTACACCTATTCCGGTCATCCGGTGGCCTCGGCGGCCTGCGTGGCGACGTTACAGACTTACGCCGAAGAGGGTTTGTTTGCCCGCGCTCGCGAACTGGCGCCCTATTTCGAGGATGCCGCCCACAGTCTGCGCGGCTTGCCCCATGTCATCGACATTCGCAATTTGGGCCTGGTCGCCGGCCTTGAGCTGGAACCAAGAGAAGGGCGTGCCGGCGCGCGTGGATACCAGGCCCTGAAGCGCTGCTTTGAGGCCGGACTGCTGATTCGCATCACCGGTGATATCATCGCGCTGTCGCCCCCGCTGATCGTGGAGCGCGGGCAAATCGACCAGATGTTTGATATCTTAAGCAAGGTAATCGGTGGGCTGGAGTAA
- a CDS encoding DHA2 family efflux MFS transporter permease subunit, translated as MATAPRQASSLAPTANKWLITASIMFGTVLSVMDVSIVNVAMPHMMGSFSQDLLTITWVSTSYSIAEMIMITMAAWWSALFGRKRLFLASMILFTTGSVLAGTSQTFAQMLLWRVVQGTGGGSLIPCAQAILRETFPPAEQGMAMAIYGMGVLLAPAAGPVIGGLLVDNYGWRWVFYVNVPFCVAGILMVLAFVRDPPYLKRGLQRVDWSGIALLSVGLTAMQIVLERGQEVDWFASRWVLGGTVVAVLALGALVARELLTNEPIINFRLLANRELAIGSALGGLLGFVLYGSTFLIPQLTQDQLGYSAYQAGISLMPRALAMLTLMPILGWIYNFTSPRLLTLLGFFALVASQWQLSHLSLDIGFYTLVLPLLLMGAGMGLSMVPLSTLSLSTISRTHMTDASGLYTLSRRIAGNLAYALLATVIARREQFHRAALIPHLTNASHSYLLMRQGLAARLLAGGYSAPDAAMRAVAIVNRTLNQQATMMAYNDANWISLLMALAVLPLIFLLPKRPPLGGGEVVSE; from the coding sequence GTGGCCACCGCTCCGCGCCAAGCCTCTTCTCTTGCGCCTACCGCTAACAAGTGGCTGATCACCGCATCCATCATGTTTGGTACCGTGCTGTCGGTGATGGACGTCAGCATCGTCAACGTGGCAATGCCACACATGATGGGCAGCTTTAGCCAGGATCTGCTGACCATCACCTGGGTCTCGACCTCCTACAGCATCGCCGAGATGATCATGATCACGATGGCGGCATGGTGGAGCGCATTGTTTGGCCGCAAACGGCTGTTCCTAGCCTCGATGATCCTGTTTACCACCGGTTCGGTGCTGGCCGGAACCTCCCAGACCTTCGCTCAGATGTTGCTTTGGCGGGTGGTCCAAGGCACCGGCGGCGGCAGCTTGATCCCCTGCGCCCAGGCCATTCTCAGGGAAACCTTTCCCCCGGCCGAGCAGGGCATGGCGATGGCGATTTACGGCATGGGGGTGCTGTTGGCTCCGGCGGCGGGCCCTGTGATCGGTGGCCTGCTGGTGGACAATTACGGCTGGCGCTGGGTGTTTTACGTCAACGTGCCGTTTTGCGTGGCCGGTATCCTGATGGTACTGGCCTTTGTGCGCGACCCGCCCTATCTAAAACGCGGCTTGCAGCGGGTCGATTGGTCAGGGATAGCCCTGCTCAGCGTGGGGCTGACCGCCATGCAGATCGTGCTCGAACGCGGCCAGGAGGTGGACTGGTTCGCTTCGCGCTGGGTGCTTGGAGGTACGGTAGTGGCGGTGCTTGCGCTAGGCGCACTGGTGGCACGCGAGCTGCTGACCAACGAGCCGATCATCAATTTTCGCCTGCTGGCCAATCGCGAGTTGGCAATCGGCTCGGCGCTGGGTGGTTTGCTGGGCTTTGTGCTCTACGGCTCGACTTTTTTAATCCCACAGTTGACTCAGGACCAGTTGGGTTATTCCGCCTACCAGGCCGGTATCTCATTGATGCCGCGCGCGCTGGCGATGCTGACGCTGATGCCGATACTGGGCTGGATCTACAATTTCACCAGCCCTCGCCTGCTTACCTTGCTGGGCTTCTTCGCTTTGGTGGCCAGTCAGTGGCAACTGTCACACTTGTCGCTGGACATCGGGTTCTACACCCTAGTCCTGCCGCTGCTGCTGATGGGCGCCGGCATGGGCTTGTCGATGGTGCCGCTCAGCACGCTCTCGCTCAGTACCATTTCCCGCACCCACATGACTGACGCCTCAGGCCTGTACACTCTAAGCCGGCGTATCGCCGGCAACCTGGCCTACGCTTTGCTCGCCACCGTGATCGCACGGCGCGAGCAATTTCATCGCGCCGCTCTAATCCCCCATCTGACCAACGCCAGCCACAGCTACCTGCTGATGCGCCAGGGACTGGCAGCGCGCTTGCTGGCCGGCGGCTACAGCGCGCCCGACGCCGCCATGCGGGCGGTGGCCATCGTCAACCGCACACTGAACCAGCAGGCCACCATGATGGCTTATAACGACGCCAACTGGATCTCCTTGCTGATGGCGCTGGCTGTACTGCCGTTAATTTTTCTCCTACCCAAGCGACCGCCCCTGGGCGGGGGCGAAGTGGTGAGCGAGTAG
- a CDS encoding Rieske 2Fe-2S domain-containing protein: protein MLTREENELLCQVGPSSPMGAYLREYWTPALRAQKLEADGAPVRVRLFGENFVAFRSTDGRVGFFDEGCPHRCTSLALARNEDNALTCIFHGWKIDVSGKVVEVPSEPPERRAEFAAKVRVRHYPVREAGTIIWVYLGQQETPPPFWNFEFNSLPANHILARVAILHCGWLQGLEGVLDSAHHGILHRSSLSAVRTADRADYRWSKAAAPVFEFAPRPYGFREGALRPLGDGTNYARIREVVFPYYSFIPTLPINPSYMICSVPIDDAWSAQWYFHWDAQQPISQQFLDLPWVLKGSSGNLDNFCSDMGGWDNLWRQDRRAMKEGHFSGIPGNFAYEDFVVQEAMGPIVDRTREYLGSSDVVIIRVRRALLEAVRRHQRGEGGVGSEQSCNLSRLRGLAIRYSAATDWRTLDAYAPPPPLP from the coding sequence ATGCTGACCAGAGAAGAAAACGAATTATTGTGTCAGGTCGGGCCGTCAAGCCCGATGGGCGCGTACCTGCGCGAATATTGGACCCCGGCGCTGCGCGCGCAAAAGTTGGAGGCCGACGGGGCTCCGGTGCGAGTGCGCTTGTTCGGCGAGAACTTTGTCGCCTTCCGCTCAACCGACGGGCGAGTGGGCTTCTTCGACGAGGGTTGCCCCCATCGCTGCACCTCGCTGGCTTTGGCCCGCAACGAGGACAACGCACTTACCTGCATCTTCCACGGCTGGAAAATCGACGTCTCCGGCAAGGTGGTCGAAGTCCCCTCTGAGCCGCCCGAGCGGCGCGCCGAATTCGCCGCCAAGGTGCGGGTGCGCCATTATCCAGTGCGTGAAGCCGGCACTATCATCTGGGTATATCTAGGTCAGCAGGAAACACCCCCGCCGTTTTGGAATTTCGAGTTCAACAGCCTGCCAGCCAACCACATTTTGGCGCGGGTAGCGATCCTGCATTGCGGATGGCTCCAAGGCTTAGAGGGAGTGCTCGATTCCGCGCATCATGGAATCTTGCATCGCAGCTCGCTCAGCGCAGTCCGCACCGCCGACCGCGCCGATTATCGCTGGTCCAAGGCTGCCGCGCCGGTGTTCGAATTCGCCCCGCGCCCCTACGGCTTTCGCGAGGGCGCGCTGCGTCCGCTAGGCGACGGCACCAACTACGCGCGCATCCGCGAGGTGGTCTTCCCCTATTACTCTTTCATCCCCACCTTACCCATCAATCCCAGCTATATGATCTGCTCGGTACCGATCGACGACGCATGGAGCGCGCAGTGGTACTTCCATTGGGACGCCCAGCAGCCCATCAGCCAGCAATTTCTGGATTTGCCCTGGGTGCTTAAAGGCAGTTCGGGAAATCTCGACAATTTCTGCTCCGATATGGGCGGATGGGATAATCTTTGGCGCCAGGACCGGCGCGCGATGAAGGAAGGCCATTTCAGCGGCATCCCCGGTAACTTTGCGTACGAAGACTTCGTGGTGCAGGAAGCCATGGGTCCGATCGTCGATCGCACTCGCGAATACCTGGGCTCAAGCGACGTGGTGATTATCCGGGTGCGCCGCGCGCTCCTGGAGGCCGTGCGCCGCCATCAGCGCGGCGAGGGGGGTGTGGGCAGCGAGCAGAGTTGCAATTTGAGTCGGCTGCGAGGACTGGCAATTCGTTATTCGGCGGCGACCGATTGGCGCACCCTCGACGCCTACGCTCCGCCACCGCCGCTGCCCTAG
- the ilvA gene encoding threonine ammonia-lyase: MEVNIAEIEAAAARLRSVTKPTPLTHSSTLSRMLGAEVWIKPENLQKTGSFKIRGAYNRIRALEPAQARHGVIAASAGNHGQALAFAATQAGIKATIVMPETASIAKVQATRGYGQEVVLHGVDYQAARQRAAEISASGGPSFIDAYDDPWVIAGQGSIGLEIAAEVDANVVMVPVGGGGLIAGIVQALAARAPAAEVIGVEAAGSPQLSVSLARQAASGVPGPVETIADGLATGKLGELPYALLHGHLREVVSVDDFAIGEAVLLLLERMKLLAEGAGATALAGALKLGPALRGKRVVIVVSGGNIDINLLDRMIGHGLVKSGRLWRFSVKLADRPSELSRVLALIGSRGANIHAIDHERNQRDVALGAARVQVEVETRGPDHIAELREALQKNGYHLEN, from the coding sequence ATGGAGGTAAATATCGCGGAGATCGAGGCGGCAGCCGCGCGCCTGCGCTCGGTCACCAAGCCCACGCCCCTGACCCACAGCTCGACGCTATCACGCATGTTGGGGGCCGAGGTCTGGATCAAGCCCGAAAATCTGCAAAAGACCGGCTCCTTCAAGATTCGTGGTGCCTATAACCGGATTCGGGCGCTGGAGCCCGCGCAAGCTCGCCACGGCGTGATCGCAGCCTCCGCCGGCAACCATGGCCAAGCGTTGGCTTTCGCCGCCACCCAGGCTGGCATCAAGGCCACGATCGTGATGCCCGAAACCGCTTCGATTGCCAAGGTCCAGGCCACGCGAGGCTACGGCCAGGAAGTGGTGCTGCACGGGGTAGATTATCAGGCTGCGCGGCAACGGGCGGCGGAGATTTCGGCGTCCGGCGGTCCCAGCTTTATCGATGCTTATGACGACCCTTGGGTGATCGCCGGCCAGGGAAGCATTGGGCTGGAAATCGCGGCGGAAGTCGACGCCAACGTGGTGATGGTACCGGTGGGCGGCGGCGGACTTATCGCGGGGATTGTCCAGGCCCTGGCCGCGCGTGCGCCCGCCGCCGAAGTGATCGGGGTGGAAGCAGCCGGCTCCCCTCAACTATCTGTGAGCCTAGCACGCCAGGCTGCCAGCGGTGTGCCCGGACCGGTAGAAACCATCGCCGACGGTCTGGCCACCGGCAAACTGGGTGAGCTGCCTTACGCCTTATTGCACGGGCACCTGCGCGAGGTTGTCAGCGTAGACGATTTCGCGATAGGCGAAGCGGTCCTGCTGTTGTTGGAACGGATGAAGTTGTTGGCCGAAGGTGCGGGTGCCACGGCGTTGGCTGGAGCGCTTAAGCTGGGGCCGGCGCTGCGTGGCAAACGGGTGGTGATCGTGGTCAGCGGCGGCAATATCGACATCAATCTGCTTGACCGCATGATCGGCCACGGGCTGGTCAAAAGCGGCCGCCTGTGGCGCTTCAGCGTGAAGCTGGCCGACCGCCCCAGCGAACTGAGCCGAGTCCTGGCGTTGATCGGCAGCCGGGGCGCCAACATCCATGCGATCGATCATGAACGCAATCAACGCGACGTAGCACTGGGCGCGGCGCGAGTGCAGGTAGAAGTGGAAACCCGCGGTCCCGACCATATCGCGGAACTGAGGGAGGCACTGCAGAAAAACGGCTACCATCTTGAAAATTAG
- a CDS encoding HlyD family secretion protein, with protein sequence MVEDKNKATIAPMAGRSWGGLLLRGLVVVLIIGTGVVGGLKLWRYLNSYVATEDAQISGYISPVSSRIDGTVMAVLVHNTQSVKAGQLLVHIDPRDYQVAVEQARANLIQAQAQVETAKADRMTALSRIEADQANYVKAAQDVPRLRVLSQRGAMPRENYLEGVRAAAVARANVAADRAEANAALKTVLSRQAAVLAAQAALDHALLQLSYTEIKAPVDGVVGDRTVQVGERVQPGQGLLAITQLGHLWVTANFKEGAIGGIHPGQAATVHVDALGVDLQGYVQGLGGATGSLYSLLPPENATGNWIKVVQRVPVRIRLDQNEDPPNLRPGLSVEVKVWLR encoded by the coding sequence GTGGTAGAAGACAAAAACAAGGCCACGATTGCTCCGATGGCGGGACGCTCCTGGGGTGGATTGCTGCTGCGCGGTTTGGTGGTGGTCCTGATTATCGGCACAGGCGTGGTCGGCGGGCTCAAACTCTGGCGTTATCTAAACTCCTACGTTGCTACAGAAGACGCCCAGATCAGCGGCTACATCAGCCCGGTCAGTTCCCGGATCGACGGCACCGTGATGGCCGTATTGGTCCACAACACTCAATCCGTCAAAGCTGGGCAACTGCTGGTGCATATCGATCCACGCGACTACCAAGTGGCGGTCGAGCAGGCCCGCGCCAACCTGATCCAGGCCCAGGCTCAGGTAGAAACAGCAAAGGCCGATCGCATGACCGCGCTTAGCCGGATCGAGGCCGACCAGGCTAATTACGTCAAGGCCGCGCAGGACGTACCGCGCTTGCGCGTGCTGTCGCAGCGCGGCGCGATGCCACGGGAGAATTACTTGGAGGGAGTGCGTGCCGCCGCCGTGGCGCGCGCCAATGTCGCAGCCGATCGCGCGGAAGCCAACGCCGCCCTCAAGACCGTGCTCTCGCGCCAAGCTGCTGTGCTGGCGGCCCAGGCCGCGCTCGATCACGCCTTGCTGCAACTCAGCTACACTGAGATCAAGGCACCGGTGGATGGCGTGGTGGGCGATCGCACGGTTCAAGTCGGCGAGCGGGTACAACCAGGCCAGGGGTTGCTGGCGATTACCCAGCTCGGTCATCTCTGGGTCACCGCCAACTTCAAGGAGGGGGCCATCGGCGGGATCCATCCCGGCCAAGCTGCAACTGTTCATGTCGATGCGCTGGGGGTGGATTTACAGGGCTATGTCCAAGGCCTGGGTGGCGCTACGGGCTCGCTCTACAGTCTGCTGCCGCCCGAGAATGCCACCGGCAACTGGATCAAGGTGGTGCAGCGCGTGCCGGTTAGAATTCGCCTCGACCAGAACGAAGACCCGCCTAATCTGCGGCCGGGCCTATCGGTGGAAGTCAAAGTGTGGCTGCGCTGA
- a CDS encoding chloride channel protein — protein sequence MRSSHDSGLGLGKLRVGKYLGLLQQDLNAVYSRDVLKWLLIAPIIGVVTGIVITGVAVAILDRAWGFFLPRFYAHHWLIIPVVAAGFVLAGLIMQFLTDNPDLHSTEEIISSYHEHQGDINPRPFWFKLFAALFTVGFGGSAALEGPSIYGGGAIGSWLWSRLRRLELRPEDRRTMLISGAAAGMAAVFRAPLTGLVFALEMPFRDDLAHEALLPAFIAAVVAYATLVAVLGSQPLFYFVGTIRFAAMDLVWAALLGLVCGLLAMCFAILFRRVRGAAVRSRLPHTLKMLVGGLATGACGLIFVSLFSQPLLPLGPDYEVVREMLARPHSSTCLLGFFLLKAAATIFTLGVGGVSAAFVPLLLLGGAVGNIFGQSVLHATTVDLFAAVGMASFIAAAYKTPLAAVLFVAETTGGIAFLIPSLIGAAVAYAVSGEASVSGDQRLHQMPRLSGPTGIKVSEIMQPHVIGVEASSTVRDFVARIGSAQRHPVYPVFEHGRAVAMVSWWEVSQLPPERWDQTVVGEIARREITTIDKEADLGEAVRLLTREQRDRLLLVLDANGAPVGILTNGDVLNALEAGGRNHH from the coding sequence GTGAGATCATCCCATGATTCCGGCCTCGGGCTGGGCAAGCTGAGAGTAGGAAAGTACCTGGGCCTATTACAACAAGATTTAAATGCGGTCTATTCGCGCGACGTTCTTAAATGGCTGCTGATCGCGCCCATTATCGGAGTCGTTACCGGGATAGTTATCACCGGGGTGGCGGTGGCGATCCTCGACCGCGCCTGGGGCTTTTTTCTGCCCCGCTTCTATGCCCATCACTGGCTCATCATACCGGTGGTGGCCGCGGGCTTCGTGCTCGCGGGTTTGATAATGCAATTTCTCACCGACAATCCCGACCTCCATTCCACCGAGGAGATCATCAGCTCGTACCACGAGCACCAGGGTGACATTAACCCGCGCCCGTTCTGGTTCAAGTTGTTCGCCGCCTTGTTTACCGTAGGCTTCGGGGGCAGCGCGGCGCTGGAAGGGCCGAGCATCTACGGCGGTGGCGCGATCGGCTCCTGGTTGTGGAGCCGGTTGCGTCGGCTGGAGCTGCGGCCCGAGGACCGCCGCACGATGCTGATAAGCGGCGCGGCCGCCGGAATGGCGGCGGTCTTTCGCGCCCCGCTCACCGGGCTGGTCTTCGCCCTGGAGATGCCTTTTCGCGACGATCTCGCGCACGAAGCCTTGCTGCCGGCCTTCATCGCTGCAGTGGTGGCTTACGCGACGTTGGTCGCGGTGCTGGGTTCGCAGCCCCTGTTCTATTTCGTCGGCACCATCCGCTTCGCGGCGATGGATCTGGTGTGGGCGGCGCTGCTGGGACTGGTCTGCGGCCTGCTGGCGATGTGCTTTGCGATCCTTTTCCGCCGCGTGCGCGGCGCGGCGGTGCGCAGCCGGCTGCCCCACACACTCAAGATGCTGGTAGGCGGCCTGGCCACCGGTGCCTGCGGCCTAATCTTCGTGTCGCTCTTCAGCCAGCCGCTCCTTCCGCTGGGGCCCGATTACGAGGTGGTGCGCGAGATGCTTGCCCGTCCCCATAGTTCCACCTGCTTGCTCGGCTTTTTTCTGCTCAAGGCTGCCGCCACTATCTTTACCCTAGGTGTGGGTGGTGTGAGCGCTGCCTTCGTGCCGCTGCTGTTATTAGGTGGCGCAGTGGGCAATATCTTCGGTCAATCCGTGCTCCACGCCACCACGGTCGATCTATTCGCCGCGGTCGGGATGGCCTCCTTCATCGCCGCCGCCTACAAAACTCCGTTGGCGGCGGTGCTGTTCGTGGCCGAAACTACCGGCGGTATCGCCTTTCTTATTCCCAGCCTGATTGGCGCCGCGGTCGCCTACGCGGTATCGGGCGAAGCCTCGGTCTCGGGCGATCAGCGGCTTCATCAGATGCCCCGGCTGAGCGGTCCCACCGGGATCAAAGTCAGTGAGATCATGCAGCCGCACGTCATAGGTGTGGAAGCCAGCAGCACCGTACGCGATTTCGTCGCGCGTATCGGTAGCGCCCAGCGCCATCCGGTTTATCCGGTCTTCGAGCACGGTCGTGCGGTGGCGATGGTCTCCTGGTGGGAGGTTAGTCAGCTACCCCCCGAGCGCTGGGATCAGACCGTGGTAGGCGAGATCGCTCGGCGTGAGATTACCACAATCGATAAAGAAGCGGACTTGGGCGAGGCGGTACGGCTGCTGACTCGGGAGCAGCGCGATCGCCTGCTGCTGGTGCTCGATGCCAACGGCGCGCCGGTGGGCATCCTTACCAACGGCGACGTGCTAAACGCCTTGGAGGCCGGAGGCCGCAACCATCATTGA
- a CDS encoding tetratricopeptide repeat protein, whose product MKISAGVVLAVLLVVALGCGNDSPREVITMLPPDQGSNLGQAPNGGAAAIGQQGGGQQALGAPAPPGTVAVSESHYNRGVLLAQQGDLQAAASEFRLALQDNPRDAKAHNNLGVLMERQGDLLGAIDQYRQALAIDPTLARTHRLLARALDSTGDFNGAIDEYRAALKLDPNNPGAHNDLGVALRGQGDLRDAIYQYRQALALDPRDFAAHVNLGIAYYQSGDVNAAAKELQYATQVRPDNVVVHNVLGFVLFDTGNINGAMNQWQTAAKLDPHNPDALAAMSIGYARLGMPGRALDSYRQAVALAPGYLCNSEQLRNQGHWGGPALTALLQIGRQPDAPKCGD is encoded by the coding sequence TTGAAAATTAGTGCGGGAGTGGTCTTAGCCGTGCTGCTGGTGGTCGCACTCGGCTGCGGGAACGATAGCCCGCGCGAGGTGATTACCATGTTGCCCCCCGACCAAGGCTCCAACCTGGGCCAGGCGCCAAACGGTGGGGCAGCCGCCATCGGCCAGCAGGGTGGCGGCCAGCAGGCGTTGGGAGCACCGGCCCCTCCGGGGACGGTGGCGGTAAGCGAATCCCACTACAACCGCGGCGTGCTGCTGGCCCAGCAAGGTGATCTCCAGGCGGCGGCCAGTGAGTTTCGGCTGGCCTTGCAAGACAACCCACGCGACGCCAAGGCGCACAACAACCTGGGCGTGTTGATGGAGCGCCAGGGCGACCTGCTGGGTGCAATCGACCAGTATCGGCAGGCCCTGGCAATCGACCCAACGCTAGCCCGCACTCATCGCCTACTGGCCCGGGCATTGGATTCCACCGGCGACTTCAACGGCGCCATCGACGAATATCGCGCCGCGCTGAAATTGGACCCCAACAATCCGGGCGCCCACAATGATCTGGGTGTCGCACTGCGGGGGCAGGGCGACCTGCGCGACGCCATCTACCAGTATCGGCAAGCACTGGCTCTGGATCCGCGTGATTTCGCCGCCCACGTCAACCTCGGTATTGCCTATTATCAAAGCGGCGACGTAAACGCCGCCGCTAAGGAGTTGCAGTACGCCACTCAAGTCAGGCCGGACAATGTCGTCGTCCATAATGTGCTGGGATTCGTGCTGTTCGACACCGGCAATATCAACGGCGCGATGAATCAATGGCAAACCGCGGCCAAGCTGGATCCGCACAATCCCGACGCACTGGCGGCGATGAGCATCGGCTACGCACGGCTGGGGATGCCCGGTCGCGCGCTGGATAGCTACCGGCAAGCGGTGGCGCTAGCGCCCGGCTATCTATGCAACAGCGAGCAGTTGCGCAACCAGGGGCACTGGGGCGGACCTGCCCTCACCGCGCTGCTCCAGATCGGGCGTCAGCCGGATGCGCCCAAATGTGGCGACTAG
- a CDS encoding Rieske 2Fe-2S domain-containing protein: MLTREENELLTRVGPGTPMGALLREYWMPALRSAALEADGAPVRVRLMGENFVAFRATDGRVGFFDEGCPHRCTSLALARNEDNALTCIFHGWKIDVSGKVVEVPSEPPERRAEFAAKVRVRHYPVREAGGMVWVYLGRRSSAPRFYNFEFNHLPQPQVYVQRAVMHCNWFQGLEAVLDSAHLGILHKGFISAYRANSIEDLAYANADTGPVFEMLERPYGFREGALRALPDGCNYARIREVVLPFYSFIPNNPNSPCSLICAIPIDDEWTAQWYVRYDPKAPLTQAYLDSRIKGTSGDPDNFCSDMGNIANLWHQDRRAMKEGHWTGIMHVVPYEDFVVEESMGPIVDRTREYLGQSDTVIIRTRRVMMEAARAYARAGVIPWQNAEIDYSAVRALAIRYPKEQDWTELDSFNPPQPVQTA; the protein is encoded by the coding sequence ATGCTGACCCGCGAAGAGAACGAATTGCTGACCCGCGTGGGTCCAGGTACACCGATGGGAGCGCTGTTGCGCGAGTATTGGATGCCCGCGCTGCGTAGCGCCGCGCTGGAGGCCGACGGGGCCCCGGTGCGGGTGCGTCTGATGGGCGAAAATTTCGTCGCCTTTCGGGCCACCGACGGGCGGGTAGGCTTCTTCGACGAAGGTTGCCCTCATCGCTGCACTTCGCTGGCCTTGGCGCGCAACGAAGACAACGCCCTTACCTGCATCTTCCACGGGTGGAAAATCGACGTCTCGGGCAAGGTCGTCGAAGTCCCCTCTGAACCGCCCGAGCGGCGCGCCGAGTTCGCCGCCAAGGTTCGCGTGCGCCATTATCCGGTGCGCGAGGCTGGGGGGATGGTCTGGGTATATTTGGGGCGACGCTCGTCGGCGCCCAGGTTCTACAATTTCGAGTTCAACCACCTGCCGCAGCCGCAGGTGTACGTGCAGCGCGCGGTGATGCATTGCAACTGGTTCCAGGGCCTGGAAGCGGTGTTGGATTCGGCCCATTTGGGCATCCTGCACAAGGGTTTCATCTCCGCCTATCGCGCCAATTCGATCGAGGACCTGGCCTATGCCAACGCCGACACTGGGCCGGTTTTCGAGATGCTGGAGCGGCCCTACGGTTTTCGCGAGGGCGCGCTGCGAGCACTGCCCGACGGCTGCAATTATGCGCGCATTCGCGAGGTCGTCCTTCCCTTCTATTCCTTCATCCCTAACAACCCCAATTCGCCTTGTAGCCTGATCTGCGCGATCCCGATCGACGACGAATGGACCGCCCAATGGTACGTGCGCTACGACCCCAAGGCACCGCTGACCCAGGCCTACCTGGATTCGCGCATCAAGGGGACCTCGGGCGACCCCGACAATTTCTGCTCCGACATGGGCAATATCGCTAATCTGTGGCATCAGGATCGCCGCGCGATGAAGGAAGGACATTGGACCGGGATCATGCACGTTGTCCCCTACGAAGATTTCGTGGTGGAGGAATCGATGGGACCCATTGTCGATCGCACGCGCGAATACCTGGGCCAGAGCGACACAGTGATCATCCGCACCCGTCGCGTCATGATGGAAGCGGCCCGCGCTTATGCGCGCGCCGGAGTGATCCCCTGGCAAAACGCTGAAATCGACTACAGCGCGGTACGCGCATTGGCGATCCGTTATCCCAAAGAGCAGGATTGGACCGAACTGGATTCCTTCAATCCGCCGCAGCCCGTGCAAACGGCCTGA